One genomic region from Streptomyces sp. NBC_00457 encodes:
- a CDS encoding LysR family transcriptional regulator, which translates to MQLDLNLLTVLDALLEEGSVMGAARRLHLSSPAVSRTLGRLRAVTGDDILVRTGHSMAPTPYALSVREDVHRLVRQAHEVLSPIRELNLAELERTFTIQCHDAVAASLVPVLVGRIQQQASGVQLRVLAENRVDTDDLRHGRVDLELGGGRPTQPEFRSEPLGDDRLVVAMRADHPCSAALDLASYAAQPHVVISRRGRLTAPIDDALAAEGLRRRVVAAVASVSTALQIAARSDALVTCTEILGRPLIEAFGLVARPLPIESPAATINCNWHQRYDSDPAHAWLREQVRAAIEEITAC; encoded by the coding sequence ATGCAATTGGACTTGAATCTGCTGACCGTGCTGGACGCCCTGCTCGAGGAGGGCAGCGTGATGGGGGCTGCCCGGCGGCTGCACCTGTCCTCGCCCGCGGTCAGCCGCACCCTCGGCCGGCTGCGTGCCGTCACCGGGGACGACATCCTGGTGCGCACCGGCCACTCCATGGCCCCCACCCCGTACGCGCTGTCGGTGCGAGAAGACGTGCACCGGCTGGTCCGGCAGGCGCACGAAGTGCTCTCGCCGATCCGTGAGCTGAACCTGGCCGAACTGGAGCGCACCTTCACGATCCAGTGTCACGACGCGGTGGCCGCGTCACTGGTACCGGTACTGGTCGGCAGGATCCAGCAGCAGGCTTCCGGGGTGCAGTTGCGGGTGCTGGCGGAGAACCGCGTCGACACCGACGACCTGCGACACGGCCGCGTCGACCTGGAACTCGGTGGCGGCAGGCCCACTCAGCCCGAGTTCCGGTCCGAGCCGCTCGGCGACGACCGGCTCGTCGTGGCGATGCGCGCCGACCACCCTTGCTCCGCCGCACTGGACCTGGCCTCCTACGCGGCGCAACCGCACGTGGTGATCTCCCGGCGTGGCCGCCTGACCGCGCCGATCGACGACGCGCTGGCCGCCGAGGGCTTGCGGCGCCGGGTAGTCGCGGCGGTGGCCTCGGTGTCCACCGCCCTGCAGATCGCCGCCCGCAGTGACGCGCTGGTCACCTGCACGGAGATCCTCGGCCGCCCGCTCATCGAGGCGTTCGGCCTGGTCGCCAGGCCGCTGCCGATCGAATCCCCGGCGGCGACCATCAACTGCAACTGGCACCAGCGCTACGACTCCGATCCCGCCCACGCCTGGCTCCGCGAGCAGGTCCGGGCGGCGATCGAGGAGATCACCGCCTGCTGA
- a CDS encoding inositol monophosphatase family protein encodes MNQNLLAATVAAVRHAGARMMTRYSTESRQSGLPELLANLQANDAAVVDTLRPALTEALPSAGWLNDEHGSGPMAAGEWWLIDPVGGNVNAVHGMPDWNIGVSLVRDNRPVLAVVYSPVLDEMFTATEGGGAFLNGVRLHVSAKTSLDGALVGTGQAKPGHDPDLAERMSAAFTAMLNSALCVQVSVPVTGQLAQVAAGRMDLHWQFDNVRSHAAGVLLVQEAGGLVTDIDGKPWELATKSYLAAAPGVHAASLDILTT; translated from the coding sequence GTGAACCAGAACCTGCTTGCCGCGACCGTCGCCGCCGTCCGCCACGCCGGCGCCCGGATGATGACGCGCTATTCCACCGAGTCCCGCCAGTCCGGCCTCCCCGAACTGCTCGCGAACCTCCAGGCCAATGACGCGGCCGTCGTCGACACGTTGCGTCCCGCCTTGACCGAGGCGCTGCCGAGCGCGGGCTGGCTCAATGACGAACACGGATCGGGACCGATGGCCGCGGGCGAGTGGTGGCTCATCGACCCGGTCGGCGGCAACGTCAACGCCGTACACGGCATGCCCGACTGGAACATCGGCGTGAGCCTCGTCCGTGACAACCGCCCGGTCCTGGCCGTGGTCTACTCCCCGGTCCTCGACGAGATGTTCACCGCGACCGAGGGCGGTGGGGCGTTCCTCAACGGTGTACGGCTTCACGTTTCGGCCAAAACGTCGCTGGACGGCGCACTGGTTGGAACCGGTCAGGCCAAGCCGGGCCACGACCCCGACCTCGCCGAGCGGATGAGCGCCGCCTTCACCGCGATGCTGAACTCCGCCCTGTGCGTGCAGGTCTCCGTACCGGTCACCGGCCAGCTCGCCCAGGTCGCCGCCGGCCGGATGGACCTGCACTGGCAGTTCGACAACGTCCGCTCCCACGCGGCAGGCGTGCTCCTGGTCCAGGAGGCCGGTGGTCTCGTGACCGACATCGACGGCAAACCATGGGAGCTGGCCACCAAGAGCTACCTCGCCGCCGCGCCCGGCGTGCACGCCGCGTCGCTGGACATCCTCACCACCTGA
- a CDS encoding amino acid permease yields the protein MTTRPPDSLASDTAPPTSGQPPEQQAGLQAGLKNRHLSMIAIGGVIGAGLFVGSASGITAAGPGILLSYALVGALVVFVMRMLGEMAAANPTSGSFSAYADRALGRWAGFSIGWLYWFFWVVVLAVEATAGAVILEGWVPAVPQWGWALIVMVVLTATNLASVGSFGEFEFWFAGIKVVAITGFIVLGGLAIFGVLPGSDNAATGFGNLTEHGGFLPNGPGAILTGILLVVFSFMGSEIVTLAAGESSDAARAVAKATRSVIWRVGVFYVGSILVVVALVPWNDPSIEKKGSYVAALDSIGIPHAGEIMNFIVLTAVLSCLNSGLYTASRMAFSLGQRGDAPRSFVRTNPRGVPQAAILASVVFGFVAVAFNYLWPDTVFQFLLNSSGAVALFVWLVICFSQLKMRGIILRESPEKLVVRMWLFPYLTWATIGMIAFVLVYMLTDDKEGGGRSQVLLSVLVAAVVIAISLVRERSRGKDTEETVVPR from the coding sequence ATGACTACACGTCCCCCAGATTCTCTGGCCTCCGACACCGCTCCCCCCACCAGTGGTCAGCCTCCGGAGCAGCAGGCAGGTCTCCAGGCCGGTCTCAAGAACCGCCATCTGTCCATGATCGCCATCGGCGGGGTGATCGGCGCCGGTCTCTTCGTGGGCTCCGCCTCCGGCATCACCGCCGCGGGCCCCGGCATCCTGCTGTCCTACGCACTGGTCGGCGCTCTCGTCGTCTTCGTGATGCGGATGCTCGGCGAGATGGCCGCGGCCAACCCGACCTCCGGCTCGTTCTCCGCCTACGCGGACCGGGCGCTCGGCCGCTGGGCCGGGTTCTCGATCGGCTGGCTGTACTGGTTCTTCTGGGTCGTCGTCCTCGCCGTGGAGGCGACCGCGGGCGCGGTGATCCTGGAAGGGTGGGTGCCGGCCGTACCGCAGTGGGGCTGGGCCCTGATCGTGATGGTGGTGCTCACCGCCACGAACCTGGCCTCGGTCGGCTCCTTCGGCGAGTTCGAGTTCTGGTTCGCCGGCATCAAGGTCGTCGCCATCACGGGCTTCATCGTGCTCGGCGGTCTGGCGATCTTCGGTGTGCTGCCCGGCTCCGACAACGCCGCGACGGGCTTCGGCAACCTCACCGAACACGGCGGCTTCCTGCCGAACGGGCCGGGCGCGATCCTCACCGGCATCCTGCTGGTCGTCTTCTCCTTCATGGGCAGCGAGATCGTCACTCTCGCCGCCGGCGAGTCCTCGGACGCGGCACGGGCGGTGGCGAAGGCCACCAGGAGCGTGATCTGGCGGGTCGGTGTCTTCTACGTCGGTTCGATCCTCGTCGTGGTCGCCCTGGTGCCGTGGAACGACCCCTCGATCGAGAAGAAGGGCTCGTACGTCGCGGCCCTCGACTCGATCGGCATCCCGCACGCCGGCGAGATCATGAACTTCATCGTGCTGACCGCCGTACTGTCCTGTCTCAACTCCGGCCTCTACACGGCCTCCCGGATGGCCTTCTCCCTCGGACAGCGCGGCGACGCCCCGCGGTCCTTCGTCCGGACGAACCCGCGAGGTGTCCCGCAGGCCGCGATCCTGGCCTCCGTGGTCTTCGGCTTCGTGGCGGTCGCCTTCAACTACCTGTGGCCGGACACGGTGTTCCAGTTCCTGCTGAACTCCTCGGGCGCCGTCGCGCTCTTCGTGTGGCTGGTCATCTGCTTCTCGCAGCTGAAGATGCGGGGGATCATCCTGCGCGAGAGCCCGGAGAAGCTCGTCGTGCGGATGTGGCTGTTCCCGTATCTGACGTGGGCGACCATCGGGATGATCGCGTTCGTCCTCGTCTACATGCTCACCGACGACAAGGAGGGCGGCGGCCGGAGCCAGGTGCTCCTCTCGGTGCTCGTCGCCGCCGTGGTGATCGCGATCTCGTTGGTCCGGGAGCGGTCCCGCGGGAAGGACACGGAGGAGACGGTCGTACCGCGGTAG
- a CDS encoding PucR family transcriptional regulator, producing the protein MDPAAVSPPTASISLRQLLMALGDSLVEVQAAPAGLDVEIRGVALLDPEDPPTAQPGELVLAIGARGRAASPALRAAGRDAAAAVVVKLDGTGQAAALSETAAEAGIALLSLRSEARWEQVNALARAALDDAPPGESGQGAEEGDLFSLAQTTAILTSGIVSIEDAANRVLAYSRTTDSDEADDLRRRSILGWQGPEGYLAKLREWGVFQHLHSSDEVIAIDSHPELGIRRRLAVAIRSGDRQLGTIWVQEGSTPLSDRAPQALLGAARVAALHLVRRRRELSEDVTLTRTLLAGLLEGSTGPQPLATHLGFDARRPAAVLGFSYRTTEAQETAEVVAAPELTHTEVTNLVSVHIAARHRSALVTQVDPRIYVLLPQLPRGIDTDTLRGWAQEITDAVRRHLGLPLRGSVGCLVPGLGDVPESRWEADRILDAMVSAGVPTAVAALVDIQAEVLVSEMVTLLAAHREIRDPRLTALVAHDSRHQGRLAETLLTYLNCLGDIRAAATRLHVHPNTLRYRLRRAEELTGLDLGRPDQRLLAMLQLRLPPDD; encoded by the coding sequence ATGGATCCGGCCGCGGTCTCTCCCCCCACAGCGAGCATCAGCCTGCGGCAGTTGCTGATGGCGCTGGGGGACTCGTTGGTGGAGGTGCAGGCCGCTCCGGCGGGGCTGGATGTCGAGATCCGTGGCGTTGCGCTGCTCGATCCCGAGGATCCGCCGACCGCGCAGCCGGGTGAACTGGTCCTCGCCATCGGTGCCCGAGGCCGAGCCGCTTCTCCCGCACTGCGGGCCGCCGGGCGGGACGCCGCCGCCGCCGTGGTGGTCAAGCTGGACGGAACCGGCCAGGCCGCGGCGCTCAGCGAGACCGCCGCCGAGGCCGGGATCGCCCTGCTCTCACTGCGCAGCGAAGCACGCTGGGAGCAGGTGAACGCGCTGGCCCGCGCCGCGCTCGACGACGCACCGCCGGGTGAGTCAGGCCAAGGGGCCGAGGAGGGCGATCTGTTCTCGCTCGCCCAGACCACCGCGATCCTCACCAGCGGCATCGTCAGCATCGAGGACGCCGCGAACCGGGTGCTGGCCTACTCCCGTACCACTGACTCAGACGAGGCGGACGACCTGCGGCGGCGTTCCATTCTCGGCTGGCAGGGACCTGAGGGGTATCTGGCGAAGCTGCGCGAGTGGGGCGTGTTCCAGCATCTGCACTCCAGCGACGAGGTGATCGCCATCGACAGCCACCCCGAGCTGGGCATCCGCCGCCGTCTCGCGGTGGCCATCCGGTCCGGGGACCGGCAGCTGGGCACCATCTGGGTGCAGGAGGGCTCGACTCCGCTGTCCGACCGCGCGCCCCAGGCACTGCTCGGTGCCGCCCGGGTCGCCGCGCTCCACCTCGTACGCCGGCGCCGAGAGCTCTCGGAGGACGTGACGCTCACCCGGACCCTGCTGGCCGGACTCCTGGAAGGGAGTACCGGACCGCAGCCGCTCGCCACCCACCTGGGATTCGACGCCCGTCGCCCGGCCGCCGTGCTGGGCTTCTCGTACCGGACCACCGAGGCGCAGGAGACCGCGGAGGTCGTCGCCGCGCCCGAGCTGACCCACACCGAGGTCACCAACCTGGTCTCCGTGCACATCGCCGCCCGGCACCGCAGCGCCCTGGTCACCCAGGTCGATCCCCGCATCTACGTGCTCCTGCCTCAGCTGCCCCGCGGCATCGACACGGACACGCTGCGCGGCTGGGCCCAGGAGATCACCGACGCCGTACGCCGCCACCTGGGCCTGCCGCTGCGCGGCTCGGTCGGCTGCCTGGTGCCCGGTCTCGGGGACGTCCCCGAGTCACGCTGGGAGGCCGACCGCATTCTCGACGCCATGGTGAGCGCCGGTGTGCCCACCGCCGTCGCCGCGCTTGTGGACATCCAGGCGGAAGTACTGGTCAGCGAGATGGTGACGTTGCTCGCCGCCCACCGCGAGATACGGGATCCACGACTGACCGCCCTGGTCGCGCACGACAGTCGGCACCAGGGCCGGCTCGCCGAGACCCTGCTGACGTACCTGAACTGCCTGGGTGACATACGGGCCGCCGCCACCCGGCTCCATGTGCACCCCAACACCCTGCGATACCGGCTTCGCCGGGCCGAGGAGCTGACCGGCCTCGATCTGGGCCGTCCCGACCAGCGTCTGCTGGCCATGCTCCAACTGCGGCTGCCGCCCGACGACTGA
- a CDS encoding dihydrofolate reductase family protein, whose translation MTATYTFDVFSSLDGFGAAGGNWTGYWGKQGPELLTHRLAQYREEQRMVFGANTYRAFAGMLASSTEESEVRDPWVTRMTNLPATVVSTTLDGPLDWPDATVVRGDAVDAVARLKEESEVPLRSHGSLSMNRALMAAGLVDRVQVTLFPVITGQTGLDPIFQGAADFDLELIEHRTLDGHIQELVYRPTLHV comes from the coding sequence ATGACCGCTACCTACACTTTCGACGTCTTTTCCAGCCTCGACGGCTTCGGCGCCGCCGGCGGCAACTGGACCGGGTACTGGGGCAAGCAGGGCCCCGAGCTCCTCACCCACCGCCTCGCCCAGTACCGCGAGGAGCAGCGGATGGTCTTCGGGGCCAACACGTATCGGGCGTTCGCGGGGATGCTGGCCTCGAGCACCGAGGAGTCCGAGGTGCGTGACCCATGGGTCACGCGGATGACGAACCTGCCGGCAACAGTGGTGTCGACCACCCTGGACGGACCCCTCGACTGGCCGGATGCGACTGTCGTGCGCGGCGATGCCGTCGACGCCGTCGCCCGGCTCAAGGAGGAGTCCGAGGTGCCGTTGCGCTCGCACGGCAGCCTGTCCATGAACCGGGCGCTGATGGCCGCCGGTCTGGTCGACCGCGTCCAGGTGACGCTCTTCCCCGTGATCACCGGACAGACCGGGCTGGACCCGATCTTCCAGGGCGCAGCCGACTTCGACCTCGAGCTGATCGAGCACCGGACCCTCGACGGCCACATCCAGGAGCTCGTCTACCGGCCCACCCTGCATGTCTGA
- a CDS encoding PP2C family protein-serine/threonine phosphatase, giving the protein MSQARDHGGNHWPMRLFKNRVTRPGPSARRRVVAQLAAGLPVLPILPVLIVSVVVCVDLADGAGMIWLPLLAAGPALAATTNGPRGVLWVGLLTVVLCATLGTRDGVPGRELTAVLSALVAVALASGLASALRGRRERVLAAVRSVAETAQHALLKPVPATVGPFQVAVRYSAAAAEARIGGDLYALVPTPYGVRLIVGDVRGKGLPAVGTAALVLGVFREAAYDEPDLLAVVDRIERSLARNLGHDDFVTAVVAGFPQAGHLEVVNCGHTPPLLVHASGRVAAVEPTHPAPPLGLRALTGDAPGLHVLPFTDGDQLLLYTDGVTEARDRGRAFYPLTEGLERHVSHEPAHTLDALHDELLAHVGGRLHDDAALLLIRKPTLYESRVPDAAVPSATVPSRRPRPAAAASPRPRTWLRVADST; this is encoded by the coding sequence ATGAGTCAGGCCCGAGACCATGGTGGCAACCACTGGCCGATGCGGCTGTTCAAGAACCGAGTGACCCGTCCTGGGCCTTCGGCCCGCAGGCGCGTTGTCGCGCAACTGGCCGCCGGTTTGCCCGTCCTGCCCATCCTGCCCGTGCTGATCGTCTCCGTCGTCGTATGCGTCGATCTCGCCGATGGAGCGGGGATGATCTGGCTGCCCCTGCTCGCGGCGGGGCCTGCCTTGGCCGCCACCACCAACGGTCCCCGCGGTGTGCTCTGGGTCGGGCTCCTCACGGTGGTGCTGTGTGCCACGCTGGGCACCCGGGACGGTGTTCCGGGCCGTGAACTGACCGCTGTGCTGTCCGCCCTGGTGGCTGTCGCCCTTGCGAGCGGCCTGGCCAGCGCGTTGCGCGGGCGCCGTGAACGGGTGCTCGCGGCGGTCCGCTCGGTCGCGGAGACGGCACAGCACGCGCTGCTCAAGCCGGTGCCGGCGACCGTCGGGCCGTTCCAGGTGGCGGTCCGCTACAGTGCCGCGGCGGCCGAGGCCCGTATCGGCGGTGATCTCTACGCTCTGGTACCCACCCCGTACGGAGTGCGGCTGATCGTCGGCGATGTGCGCGGCAAAGGGCTGCCGGCCGTGGGAACCGCCGCTCTGGTGCTCGGTGTCTTCCGCGAGGCCGCCTACGACGAGCCCGATCTCCTCGCCGTGGTCGACAGGATCGAGCGGAGTCTGGCGCGCAATCTCGGCCATGACGACTTCGTCACCGCCGTGGTCGCCGGGTTCCCGCAAGCAGGGCATCTGGAGGTGGTGAACTGCGGACACACGCCTCCGTTGCTGGTACACGCCTCCGGGAGGGTCGCGGCGGTCGAGCCCACGCATCCGGCCCCGCCCCTCGGACTGCGCGCCCTCACGGGTGACGCGCCCGGCCTCCACGTTCTGCCCTTCACGGACGGGGATCAACTGCTGCTCTACACCGACGGGGTCACCGAGGCCCGGGACCGCGGCCGTGCGTTCTATCCGCTGACCGAAGGGCTGGAGCGCCACGTCTCCCACGAGCCGGCGCACACCCTCGACGCGCTCCATGACGAGCTGCTGGCGCATGTCGGCGGTCGACTGCACGACGACGCGGCGCTGCTCCTGATCCGCAAGCCGACGCTTTACGAATCACGGGTTCCCGACGCGGCCGTTCCCTCGGCGACGGTCCCGAGCCGGCGTCCCCGCCCCGCGGCCGCTGCTTCTCCGCGACCTCGGACATGGCTCCGGGTCGCTGACTCGACCTGA
- a CDS encoding IclR family transcriptional regulator, with protein sequence MGAEDGPTLITSVQRALRLLEAVSAHENGAPAKQLARETGLPLATAYHLLRTLVHDGYVRKLNDGGFILGDKLESLQTTSRGQALLSRVRPTLAALRDELATAAYLTFYEDGEIRVAEIVDGPRAPRVDLWVGFEDAGHATALGKSVLRELDEADRKDYLSRHHLADLTPRTITSLPELLRRLESSPGAPAVTDLEEYALGTVCVAVPVYSGDTLGSLGVSLPADRLSRLPEIRARLIPTASRVTRSLSLTI encoded by the coding sequence ATGGGTGCGGAGGATGGCCCTACGCTCATCACGTCTGTCCAGCGGGCCCTGCGCCTGCTGGAGGCGGTGAGTGCGCACGAGAACGGCGCGCCGGCGAAACAGCTGGCACGTGAGACGGGCCTGCCCTTGGCGACCGCCTATCACCTGCTGCGGACGCTGGTCCACGACGGATACGTGCGGAAACTGAACGACGGCGGGTTCATCCTCGGCGACAAGCTGGAGTCGCTGCAGACCACGAGCCGTGGGCAGGCGCTGCTCAGCCGCGTCCGTCCCACGCTCGCCGCACTGCGGGACGAACTCGCGACTGCCGCCTACCTCACCTTCTACGAGGACGGCGAAATCCGGGTCGCGGAGATCGTCGACGGCCCTCGGGCGCCCCGCGTCGATCTCTGGGTGGGGTTCGAGGACGCGGGGCACGCCACCGCGCTGGGCAAGTCCGTGCTCCGGGAACTGGACGAGGCCGACCGCAAGGACTACCTCTCCCGTCACCACCTCGCCGACCTCACCCCGCGGACGATCACCAGCCTGCCGGAACTGCTCCGGCGACTGGAGTCCTCACCCGGGGCCCCGGCCGTCACCGACCTGGAGGAGTACGCACTCGGCACGGTCTGTGTCGCCGTGCCTGTCTACAGCGGGGACACGCTCGGCTCGCTCGGAGTCTCATTGCCGGCGGACCGGCTGTCCCGACTCCCCGAGATTCGGGCACGGCTGATCCCGACCGCGAGTCGTGTCACCAGGAGTCTTTCGCTCACTATCTGA